A portion of the Malania oleifera isolate guangnan ecotype guangnan chromosome 3, ASM2987363v1, whole genome shotgun sequence genome contains these proteins:
- the LOC131151571 gene encoding amine oxidase [copper-containing] alpha 2, peroxisomal-like has product MAWKLRDISLLLLVSVFFLPSPISSQKHHPRRRRHPLDSLSESELSHVQSLIKSKYPTSSHNLTFHYVGVDEPDKATILSSWLSKPGATDLPPPRRALVHVRVNCRSRELVVELQPTRSIVSDKVHDGDGYPILTLEEQEAAGQETVNYPPFMASIRKRGLDISQVVCSTSSVGWFGEKKSRRVIRMVCFYRNGTVNVYMRPIEGITVVFDLDEMKITKYKDSETVPLPKAEGTEYQAAKQAPPFGPHPGGVTVVQSDGPGFRVDDGTIRWANWEFHLSFDVRAGPIISLASIYDVEKQKYRQVMYKGHVSELFVPYMDTTEEWYFRSYFDVGEFGLGLCAVEMEPLADCPANAVFMDHYYAAQDGKPTKISNVFCIFERQAGNILWRHIETLIPRQTIREVRAEISLVVRMIATVGNYDYVIDWEFKPCGTIKFEVGLTGLLEVKASSYQHVNDIETAQRYPQGTLLAENSIAIFHDHFLTYRLDLDVDGQPNSFVKSKLQRRRVDPPTASPRKSFWSVVSETAKTESDARVLIGSDPVELLILNPNKRTRVGNPVGYRLMPGATVASPLLWEDDYPQIRGAFTNNHVWVTPYNKSEKWAGGVFVDQSRGDDTLAVWSSRNREIENRDIVLWVTVGLHHIPYQEDFPIMPTIRGGFELRPTNFFERNPVLKAKKPAVHWPNCTFNLKP; this is encoded by the exons ATGGCATGGAAGCTGCGCGATATCTCACTCCTCCTACTAGTCTCCGTTTTCTTCCTCCCatcaccaatctcatcccaaaaGCACCATCCCCGCCGCCGCCGCCACCCCTTAGACTCACTAAGCGAATCGGAGCTCTCCCACGTTCAAAGCCTTATAAAATCGAAGTACCCCACCTCCTCCCACAACCTAACCTTTCATTATGTAGGAGTGGATGAGCCAGACAAGGCCACAATCCTCTCCTCATGGCTCTCAAAGCCCGGTGCCACCGATCTACCCCCACCGCGCCGAGCCCTTGTCCACGTGCGAGTCAACTGCCGCTCCCGCGAACTCGTAGTAGAGCTGCAGCCCACTCGTAGCATCGTGTCTGACAAAGTCCATGACGGGGACGGGTACCCGATCCTCACCCTGGAGGAGCAGGAGGCGGCAGGGCAGGAAACGGTGAACTACCCGCCATTCATGGCGTCGATTAGGAAGAGGGGTTTGGATATTTCCCAAGTAGTGTGCTCAACTTCAAGCGTGGGGTGGTTTGGAGAGAAGAAGAGTAGGAGGGTGATCAGAATGGTGTGCTTTTATAGGAATGGTACGGTGAATGTATACATGAGGCCAATAGAGGGAATAACGGTGGTGTTTGATTTGGACGAGATGAAAATAACAAAGTACAAGGACTCGGAGACGGTGCCATTGCCCAAGGCGGAAGGGACGGAGTACCAAGCGGCGAAGCAAGCGCCGCCGTTTGGGCCGCACCCTGGTGGCGTGACGGTGGTGCAATCGGATGGGCCAGGGTTCAGGGTTGACGACGGCACTATCAG ATGGGCCAATTGGGAGTTTCATCTGAGCTTTGATGTTCGAGCTGGCCCAATCATATCGCTAGCATCTATTTACGATGTGGAAAAGCAGAAGTATCGACAGGTGATGTACAAAGGACACGTGTCAGAGTTGTTCGTGCCGTACATGGACACGACCGAAGAATGGTACTTTCGGTCATATTTCGATGTGGGAGAATTCGGGCTTGGGTTATGCGCCGTTGAGATGGAGCCTTTGGCCGATTGCCCTGCCAATGCGGTGTTCATGGACCACTACTATGCAGCCCAGGATGGGAAGCCCACTAAAATATCCAATGTTTTCTGCATCTTCGAGCGCCAAGCCGGCAACATTCTATGGCGTCACATTGAGACGCTTATCCCTAGACAAACT atAAGGGAGGTTAGGGCTGAGATTAGCCTAGTGGTAAGGATGATTGCAACGGTTGGCAACTATGATTACGTGATTGATTGGGAATTTAAACCTTGCGGAACCATCAAATTCGAG GTAGGACTAACTGGACTACTAGAAGTGAAGGCATCCTCCTATCAGCACGTAAATGATATTGAGACGGCACAGAGATATCCCCAGGGCACCCTCTTAGCAGAAAATTCCATAGCCATTTTTCACGACCACTTCCTCACCTACCGCCTCGACCTCGACGTCGACGGCCAGCCCAACTCCTTCGTCAAATCCAAGCTCCAGAGGCGCCGGGTCGACCCACCCACCGCCTCTCCCAGAAAGAGCTTCTGGAGCGTCGTCAGCGAGACCGCTAAGACGGAGTCGGATGCCAGGGTTCTAATCGGGTCGGATCCGGTTGAACTCCTGATATTGAATCCCAATAAGAGGACCCGGGTGGGAAACCCGGTGGGGTACCGGCTGATGCCGGGTGCGACGGTGGCGTCTCCACTCTTGTGGGAGGACGATTACCCTCAAATCCGTGGGGCATTCACCAACAATCACGTGTGGGTCACCCCATACAATAAGTCGGAAAAATGGGCGGGAGGGGTGTTTGTGGATCAGAGCCGGGGCGACGATACCCTTGCCGTCTGGAGCTCCAG AAATCGAGAGATAGAGAATAGGGATATCGTGTTGTGGGTGACGGTGGGACTTCATCACATCCCTTACCAAGAAGATTTTCCGATCATGCCAACAATAAGAGGCGGATTCGAGCTCCGGCCGACGAATTTCTTTGAGAGAAATCCGGTGCTCAAAGCCAAGAAGCCGGCTGTGCATTGGCCCAATTGCACCTTCAACCTCAAACCTTAG